One genomic segment of Natrialbaceae archaeon AArc-T1-2 includes these proteins:
- a CDS encoding CobW family GTP-binding protein, with protein sequence MAVPVTVLCGGLGAGKTTLLTSLLEAADREIAVVVNDFGDVNVDADLVEARTDLEDGDEVVALENGCICCSLGGELSRSVVRLWKQYEFDALVVEASGVGEPESIAHQFVRGPAGGPYDLDAVVTVVDARQFHDTFAEGGEPVREGPDEDGRKPIADLLLEQVEFCDLLVVNKCDLVTDAERDRVVALLETLQPRAEVVTTAYGDLDPGTILESDRFDLEAARQSAGWKRAVEEGDGPDHGHGHHDHDHDHDHDHDHDHDHDHGHGDHDHTHPPEEYGIAVDTYHRVRPFHPGRFTDLLADLPAELVRAKGLCWIAGRDRQAITMSYAGTETTLEVTGRWIASFSEQQQETYRQGQDDLEWHEDHGDREVRLALIGRDLDVDRLLDRLDDCLLTDEEMELEWTADNPMPTSMGETYTVSTLTDAPTAAESDD encoded by the coding sequence ATGGCAGTACCGGTCACTGTACTCTGTGGGGGACTCGGCGCAGGAAAGACGACGCTGCTTACGAGCCTGCTCGAGGCCGCCGATCGCGAGATCGCCGTCGTCGTCAACGACTTCGGTGACGTCAACGTCGACGCCGACCTCGTCGAGGCCCGGACCGACCTCGAGGACGGCGACGAAGTGGTCGCCCTCGAGAACGGCTGTATCTGCTGTAGCCTCGGCGGGGAGCTCTCCCGGTCGGTCGTGCGACTCTGGAAGCAGTACGAGTTCGACGCGCTCGTGGTCGAGGCCTCCGGCGTGGGCGAGCCCGAGTCGATCGCCCACCAGTTCGTCCGCGGTCCCGCGGGCGGGCCCTACGACCTCGACGCCGTCGTCACCGTCGTCGACGCCCGGCAGTTCCACGACACCTTCGCCGAGGGCGGCGAGCCGGTCCGGGAAGGCCCGGACGAGGACGGCCGCAAGCCGATCGCGGACCTGCTGCTCGAGCAGGTCGAGTTCTGTGATCTGCTCGTCGTCAACAAGTGCGACCTCGTCACCGACGCCGAACGCGACCGGGTGGTCGCACTACTCGAGACGCTCCAGCCCCGCGCGGAGGTCGTGACGACGGCGTACGGCGACCTCGATCCGGGGACGATCCTCGAGAGCGACCGGTTCGACCTCGAGGCGGCCCGCCAGTCCGCGGGCTGGAAGCGGGCGGTCGAGGAGGGAGATGGGCCGGATCACGGGCACGGTCACCACGACCACGACCACGACCACGACCACGACCACGACCACGACCACGACCACGATCACGGACACGGTGACCACGACCACACCCACCCACCCGAGGAGTACGGCATCGCCGTCGACACCTACCACCGCGTCCGTCCGTTCCACCCCGGGCGGTTCACCGACCTGCTCGCAGACCTCCCCGCGGAACTTGTCCGCGCGAAGGGGCTGTGCTGGATCGCCGGCCGCGACCGCCAGGCGATCACGATGAGCTACGCCGGGACCGAGACCACTCTCGAGGTCACCGGCCGGTGGATCGCGAGCTTCTCCGAGCAACAACAGGAGACCTACCGACAGGGCCAGGACGACCTCGAGTGGCACGAGGACCACGGCGACCGCGAAGTTCGACTCGCGCTCATCGGCCGGGACCTCGACGTCGACCGGCTACTCGACCGGCTGGACGACTGCCTGCTCACCGACGAGGAGATGGAACTGGAGTGGACCGCGGACAACCCGATGCCGACCTCGATGGGCGAGACGTACACGGTCTCGACGCTTACGGACGCTCCCACCGCCGCCGAATCCGACGACTGA
- a CDS encoding MogA/MoaB family molybdenum cofactor biosynthesis protein, with translation MVATDRAERRSTDEHGHDIIDPLYVAVVTVSSSRAAETDPDDPGGDTIEEIFEDHGHEVRVRELVRDDYATIRTAVRSLVARRDVDVVVTTGGTGVTADDVSPEATSALFERELPGFGELFRSLSWEEVGTRAMASRATAGIAADTPVFCLPGSTGACTTACEELIVPEAPHLAGLATSHQQDATDQSLSAYEE, from the coding sequence ATGGTAGCCACCGACAGAGCCGAACGCCGATCGACGGACGAACACGGACACGACATCATCGACCCCCTGTACGTTGCGGTCGTGACGGTCTCGAGTTCGCGCGCCGCCGAGACCGATCCCGACGATCCGGGTGGGGACACGATCGAGGAAATCTTCGAAGACCACGGCCACGAGGTTCGGGTCCGAGAACTCGTCCGCGACGACTACGCGACGATCCGGACGGCGGTTCGGAGTCTGGTCGCCCGCCGTGACGTCGACGTCGTGGTCACGACTGGCGGCACAGGTGTCACCGCGGACGACGTCTCGCCCGAGGCGACCTCGGCGCTGTTCGAGCGCGAACTGCCCGGCTTCGGCGAACTCTTCCGGTCGCTGTCCTGGGAGGAAGTCGGCACGCGGGCGATGGCCTCGCGTGCAACCGCAGGGATCGCCGCCGACACGCCGGTCTTCTGTCTGCCCGGGAGCACGGGCGCCTGTACCACCGCCTGCGAGGAGCTGATCGTGCCCGAAGCGCCCCACCTCGCGGGACTGGCGACGAGCCACCAGCAGGACGCGACCGACCAGTCGCTGTCGGCCTACGAGGAGTAA
- a CDS encoding AMP-binding protein has product MTLSIERRAELWGDRTAIVDVAEARLDVPSETVDERRVSYAELSARSERLAAGLAATGIGADDAVAVLSRNRIDAIALAFACRRLGATFAPISHRLTPATVSRPLERIEPTIVVHEPAQRDLVRVLAPTDTATFADLADAGTDPPPETPPADDDPLWYVHGDGGAPVVAFSREAVERNCVAAAATFGFGRRDSAPLLLPLSSPDGLLRAAFPLLYVGGTLLLDRAFDPGDALEATRRANATVLVGRETEYRELANRDGFAEALSSVSRFVCEMPIDERVRNALLERGVSLVGARGYLACPTALVTVVDAADAAESGYRPVLDCSARLVDDGVLEGAGEGRLQLSGPLLADGSVDRVESGDGDDSEREVEADDGGRFVNGWFDTGTRVRRDDRGVYYPI; this is encoded by the coding sequence GTGACCCTCTCGATCGAACGCCGGGCCGAGCTGTGGGGCGATCGCACGGCGATCGTCGACGTCGCGGAGGCCCGGCTCGACGTCCCGAGCGAGACTGTCGACGAGCGTCGGGTGAGCTACGCCGAGCTGTCGGCCCGCTCCGAACGACTCGCCGCCGGACTCGCGGCGACGGGGATCGGTGCCGACGACGCCGTCGCCGTTTTGAGTCGCAACCGAATCGACGCGATCGCCCTCGCGTTCGCCTGCCGCCGGCTCGGCGCGACGTTCGCACCGATCTCTCACCGGCTGACGCCCGCGACCGTTTCCCGCCCGCTCGAGCGAATCGAACCGACGATCGTCGTCCACGAGCCGGCTCAGCGCGACCTCGTTCGCGTGCTCGCTCCGACCGACACCGCAACGTTCGCCGACCTCGCGGACGCCGGCACCGATCCGCCGCCGGAGACGCCGCCGGCCGACGACGACCCATTGTGGTACGTCCACGGCGACGGCGGCGCGCCGGTCGTCGCGTTCTCCCGCGAGGCCGTCGAGCGAAACTGCGTCGCCGCCGCGGCGACGTTTGGGTTCGGACGGCGCGACAGCGCGCCGCTTCTGCTCCCGCTGTCGTCGCCCGACGGCCTGCTCAGGGCCGCGTTCCCGCTGCTTTACGTCGGGGGAACGCTCCTCCTCGATCGCGCGTTCGATCCCGGCGACGCCCTCGAGGCGACCCGCCGCGCGAATGCGACCGTCCTCGTCGGTCGAGAGACGGAGTATCGCGAACTCGCGAATCGCGACGGATTCGCGGAGGCGCTTTCGTCCGTCTCGCGTTTCGTCTGTGAGATGCCGATCGACGAGCGCGTCCGAAACGCCCTCCTCGAACGTGGCGTCTCGCTGGTCGGTGCTCGCGGCTACCTCGCGTGTCCGACCGCGCTCGTGACAGTCGTCGACGCGGCCGACGCCGCGGAGAGTGGATACCGGCCCGTCCTCGACTGCTCGGCGCGACTCGTCGACGACGGCGTTCTCGAGGGAGCCGGCGAGGGACGACTCCAGCTGTCGGGACCGTTGCTCGCGGACGGCTCCGTCGACCGCGTCGAATCCGGCGATGGGGACGATAGCGAACGCGAAGTCGAAGCGGACGACGGTGGCCGCTTCGTGAACGGCTGGTTCGACACCGGAACGCGGGTTCGCCGCGACGACCGCGGCGTCTACTATCCGATCTGA
- a CDS encoding type 1 glutamine amidotransferase produces MSQLRIAVLNAAHEDANTTRNFRRELEGSLAEFDATASHLPETFDFDAVAITGSRSSVYDDEPWIEPTKAWVADAIDRGLPCLGICWGHQLLADVLGGEVGPMGAYEVGYSEVERHEGSRLLAGIDDRFVAFTSHEDEVVSLPSGADPIATNEYSNHGFRKEHVFGVQFHPEYDQKTARELVHRKEFDEERKRRVLESITPENHARTSQAKLVFENFLEYVREVQTPAVAADGGRDSA; encoded by the coding sequence ATGAGCCAGCTGCGCATCGCCGTCCTCAACGCGGCTCACGAGGACGCGAACACGACGCGTAACTTCCGGCGCGAACTCGAGGGCTCGCTCGCCGAGTTCGACGCCACTGCCAGTCACCTCCCGGAAACGTTCGACTTCGACGCCGTCGCGATCACGGGCTCGCGATCGTCGGTTTACGACGACGAGCCGTGGATCGAGCCCACGAAAGCGTGGGTCGCCGACGCGATCGATCGCGGCCTTCCCTGCCTCGGTATCTGTTGGGGTCACCAGTTGCTCGCCGACGTTCTCGGCGGCGAGGTCGGCCCGATGGGCGCCTACGAAGTCGGCTACAGCGAGGTAGAGCGCCACGAGGGCTCGCGACTGCTCGCGGGGATCGACGACCGCTTCGTCGCCTTCACCTCCCACGAAGACGAAGTCGTCTCCCTCCCCTCCGGCGCCGACCCGATCGCGACGAACGAGTACTCGAACCACGGCTTTCGCAAAGAACACGTCTTCGGCGTCCAGTTCCATCCGGAGTACGACCAGAAGACGGCCCGCGAGTTGGTACATCGCAAGGAGTTCGACGAGGAGCGAAAACGACGCGTTCTCGAGAGCATCACCCCCGAGAACCACGCGCGGACGAGCCAGGCGAAACTCGTCTTCGAGAACTTCCTCGAGTACGTCCGCGAGGTGCAGACGCCGGCGGTCGCCGCCGACGGCGGACGCGACTCGGCCTAA
- a CDS encoding acyl-CoA dehydrogenase family protein: protein MLDYVQLEADLPEEERLIRDTAREFIDERVKPEIGDHFENGTFPTEVIPEMGELGFYAPNLEGYGSPNVSETAYGLVMQELEAGDSGIRSMASVQGALVMYPIHAYGSEAQKETWLPALGQGETVGCFGLTEPEHGSNPAGMETSAERASDGDGYVLTGAKTWITNAPIADVAVVWARDRSSEDDPVRGFLVETNRDGVATPKIEEKLSMRASITGEIVLEDVFVPEENVLPNVSGMKGPLSCLTQARYGIAWGAVGAARDCFETAREYALEREQFGGPIARFQLQQEKLAEMATQVTTAQLLAYRLAELKERGDLEAQQVSMAKRNNVRMAREQARVAREMLGGNGITTDYPPMRHMANMETVYTYEGTHDIHTLILGHDLTDVPAFE from the coding sequence ATGCTCGATTACGTACAACTCGAGGCAGACCTCCCGGAGGAGGAACGACTGATCCGGGACACGGCACGGGAGTTCATCGACGAGCGCGTCAAGCCGGAGATCGGCGACCACTTCGAGAACGGAACCTTTCCCACCGAGGTGATCCCGGAGATGGGCGAGCTGGGGTTTTACGCCCCGAACCTCGAGGGCTACGGCTCGCCGAACGTCTCCGAGACGGCCTACGGCCTGGTGATGCAGGAACTCGAGGCCGGCGACTCGGGAATCAGATCGATGGCCTCCGTACAGGGTGCGCTGGTGATGTATCCGATCCACGCCTACGGGAGCGAGGCACAGAAAGAGACGTGGCTGCCAGCCCTCGGCCAGGGTGAGACGGTCGGCTGTTTCGGGCTGACGGAGCCGGAACACGGCTCGAACCCGGCCGGAATGGAGACCAGTGCCGAGCGCGCCTCCGACGGCGACGGCTACGTCCTCACCGGCGCGAAGACCTGGATCACGAACGCGCCGATCGCTGACGTCGCCGTCGTCTGGGCGCGGGACCGATCGAGCGAGGACGACCCCGTCCGGGGCTTTCTCGTCGAGACTAACCGCGACGGCGTCGCCACGCCGAAAATCGAAGAGAAGCTCTCGATGCGGGCTTCGATCACGGGCGAGATCGTCCTCGAAGACGTCTTCGTCCCCGAAGAGAACGTCCTTCCGAACGTCTCGGGGATGAAAGGTCCGCTGTCGTGTCTTACTCAGGCCCGCTACGGCATCGCCTGGGGCGCGGTCGGTGCGGCCAGAGACTGCTTCGAGACTGCCCGCGAGTACGCGCTCGAACGCGAGCAGTTCGGCGGGCCGATCGCCCGCTTTCAGCTCCAACAGGAGAAGCTCGCGGAGATGGCCACGCAGGTGACGACCGCCCAGTTGCTCGCCTACCGGCTCGCGGAGCTGAAAGAACGGGGCGACCTCGAGGCCCAGCAGGTGTCGATGGCCAAACGCAACAACGTCCGAATGGCCCGCGAGCAGGCCCGCGTCGCTCGCGAGATGCTCGGGGGCAACGGCATCACGACCGACTACCCGCCGATGCGACACATGGCCAACATGGAGACGGTCTACACCTACGAGGGGACCCACGACATCCACACCCTGATCCTCGGCCACGATCTCACCGACGTCCCGGCGTTCGAGTAA
- a CDS encoding MFS transporter produces the protein MGWRYRDTVLALCTLAFFATMVARLAISPVVPAVTDEFAVSNTVVGIALSGLWLFYFLTQFPSGILADRYGERPVILLAVGGTGIAALALALSPGFVVFVGSTFALGALAGLHYSVATTLLTRTYDDIGTAIGIHSSGGPAAGLIAPALAAWIGVRYGWRPAVLIGTVVAIPIFALFAWRIRPTEPRRPDQPMSERFELASALELLSRPRVAFPIALAIAAAFVWQGTASFLPTFLVEYRGHSTTLAGVVFSAYFVVQAITQVGVGAVSDRYGRDFATAGCMVLASAGFILLVAVPGPVAVATAVLLVGTGLGWGAALLPRFMDVLSDTERGAGFGLVRTVYGVVGSVGSVATGLFADLFGWAVSFSVLAALLALVFVALVVNAAFSLEY, from the coding sequence ATGGGCTGGCGATACCGGGATACCGTTCTCGCGCTCTGTACGCTCGCCTTTTTCGCGACGATGGTCGCCAGGCTGGCGATCAGCCCGGTCGTGCCGGCGGTTACGGACGAGTTTGCGGTCTCGAACACGGTCGTCGGGATTGCCCTGTCTGGACTGTGGCTGTTTTACTTTCTCACGCAGTTTCCGAGCGGAATACTCGCCGACCGGTACGGCGAACGGCCGGTCATCTTGCTCGCAGTGGGCGGGACGGGAATCGCGGCGCTGGCGCTTGCGCTCTCGCCGGGCTTCGTCGTCTTCGTGGGAAGTACGTTCGCACTCGGTGCGCTGGCAGGCTTACACTACAGCGTCGCGACGACGCTTCTGACACGGACCTACGACGACATCGGCACCGCAATCGGGATCCACAGCAGCGGCGGCCCCGCCGCTGGACTGATCGCCCCGGCACTCGCCGCGTGGATCGGCGTTCGCTACGGCTGGCGACCCGCGGTTCTGATCGGAACTGTGGTCGCGATCCCCATCTTCGCGCTGTTCGCCTGGCGGATTCGCCCGACCGAGCCGCGCCGGCCCGACCAGCCGATGAGCGAGCGGTTCGAACTCGCGTCCGCGCTCGAGTTGCTCTCGCGTCCGCGGGTCGCCTTCCCGATCGCTCTCGCCATCGCAGCGGCGTTCGTCTGGCAGGGGACGGCCTCGTTCCTGCCGACCTTCCTCGTCGAATACCGCGGCCACTCGACGACACTTGCCGGGGTGGTCTTCTCGGCGTACTTCGTCGTGCAGGCGATCACGCAAGTCGGCGTCGGCGCGGTGTCGGATCGGTACGGTCGTGATTTCGCGACCGCGGGCTGTATGGTCCTCGCGTCGGCCGGTTTCATCTTGCTCGTCGCCGTTCCCGGTCCCGTCGCCGTCGCGACCGCGGTCTTGCTCGTCGGGACCGGACTCGGCTGGGGAGCGGCCTTGCTCCCGCGGTTCATGGACGTCCTCTCGGATACCGAACGCGGAGCCGGCTTCGGACTCGTCCGGACGGTCTACGGCGTGGTCGGCTCGGTCGGCTCCGTCGCCACCGGGCTGTTCGCCGACCTCTTCGGCTGGGCCGTCTCCTTTTCGGTGCTCGCCGCGTTGCTCGCGCTCGTGTTCGTCGCGCTCGTCGTCAACGCGGCGTTCTCGCTCGAGTACTGA
- a CDS encoding 4Fe-4S dicluster domain-containing protein: MAIDPQFHENREKVGEENGVAIWGPVDEPEDLGIRGTHVAVDFDICLADGACLEDCPVDVFEWVETPGHPESEKKAEPTNEDQCIDCMLCVDVCPVDAIDVDAGRTV; this comes from the coding sequence ATGGCTATCGATCCGCAGTTCCACGAAAACCGAGAGAAAGTCGGAGAAGAAAACGGCGTCGCGATCTGGGGGCCGGTCGACGAACCGGAGGACCTCGGCATCCGGGGGACACACGTCGCCGTCGACTTCGACATCTGTCTCGCGGACGGAGCCTGTCTCGAGGACTGCCCGGTCGACGTCTTCGAGTGGGTCGAGACGCCGGGACACCCCGAAAGCGAGAAGAAAGCGGAGCCGACCAACGAGGATCAGTGCATCGACTGTATGCTCTGTGTCGACGTCTGTCCCGTCGATGCGATCGACGTCGACGCGGGACGAACGGTCTAG
- a CDS encoding DUF6757 family protein has product MKCHYCDREAAFAAESDGIKVGLCEEHFRERLQELAEADGLEALKEQVDVDRAE; this is encoded by the coding sequence ATGAAGTGCCACTACTGCGACCGCGAGGCTGCCTTCGCCGCCGAATCCGACGGCATCAAGGTGGGTCTCTGCGAAGAACACTTCCGCGAGCGGTTGCAGGAACTCGCCGAAGCCGACGGTCTCGAGGCGCTCAAAGAGCAGGTCGACGTCGACCGCGCCGAGTAA
- a CDS encoding PHP domain-containing protein, producing the protein MPYADLHVHTTRSDGQLALEDVPAAATEASVPVVGLTDHDRLQPLSSPVVERDGVTIVHGIELRVESGDGTRVDLLGYGVERTADLERTVERVQRNRRERGRAIVDCVEDRLGIDLDVDVEDGFGRPHVARAIADHPDAEYGYQGAFDRLIGFGEPCYVPREVPSFERGRQVLAEACAVVSLAHPLRYRDPADALELAAELDAVELHYPYGRAVDRDPVERAIDRHGLAVTGGSDAHDDRLGLAGLSRAEYRALELPAPVR; encoded by the coding sequence ATGCCCTACGCCGACCTCCACGTCCACACGACCCGTTCGGACGGGCAACTCGCGCTCGAGGACGTTCCCGCGGCGGCCACAGAGGCGAGCGTCCCCGTGGTCGGGCTCACAGATCACGATCGACTCCAGCCCCTCTCGAGTCCGGTCGTCGAACGCGACGGCGTCACGATCGTCCACGGGATCGAGCTTCGCGTCGAATCGGGAGACGGCACACGCGTCGATCTACTCGGATACGGCGTCGAACGAACTGCTGACCTCGAGCGAACCGTCGAGCGCGTCCAGCGCAACCGTCGGGAACGCGGACGGGCGATCGTCGACTGCGTGGAGGACCGTCTCGGTATCGATCTCGACGTCGACGTCGAGGACGGCTTCGGCCGCCCCCACGTCGCGCGGGCGATCGCCGACCATCCCGACGCCGAGTACGGATACCAGGGCGCGTTCGATCGACTCATCGGGTTCGGCGAGCCCTGTTACGTCCCGCGGGAGGTCCCCTCCTTCGAGCGGGGTCGGCAGGTACTTGCGGAGGCCTGTGCCGTCGTCTCGCTCGCTCACCCGCTTCGATATCGCGATCCGGCAGACGCACTCGAGCTCGCGGCCGAGCTCGACGCCGTCGAGTTGCACTATCCCTACGGACGGGCGGTCGATCGCGACCCGGTCGAGCGGGCGATCGACCGGCACGGGCTCGCCGTCACCGGCGGGAGCGACGCGCACGACGATCGGCTCGGACTCGCCGGTCTCTCGCGGGCGGAGTATCGGGCACTCGAACTCCCTGCGCCCGTACGATGA
- a CDS encoding DUF5789 family protein: MMLNGTGEVIDDHEYPATTEELIEAYGDRSLELPNGTETVGEVLARLDSETFESPEEARFAVQCAVSNKAVGRVGYSDRDPTPLGSPYGPDAVSF, encoded by the coding sequence ATGATGCTCAACGGCACCGGCGAGGTCATCGACGACCACGAGTACCCCGCGACCACAGAGGAACTGATCGAGGCCTACGGCGACCGGAGCCTCGAACTCCCGAACGGGACCGAGACGGTCGGCGAGGTACTCGCGCGTCTCGACTCCGAGACCTTCGAGTCGCCGGAGGAAGCACGCTTTGCGGTCCAGTGTGCGGTGAGCAACAAGGCCGTCGGACGCGTCGGTTACAGCGACCGCGACCCGACGCCGCTTGGCAGCCCGTACGGACCCGACGCCGTCTCGTTCTGA
- a CDS encoding DUF5784 family protein — translation MARPLRFRYSPESWSEQRVRRQILQPLRNNIGARAVSPRFDVNGGWETHRFEMQNGDVALFARRDEEAYWMGNTETPQSLWKTDKYGWREIPYTVSRWAQRELLADLHEADPWLADYPHISWFFLPVFMSKDGRESTRRFFREYAGGFPDAGRREATRFFESVLETGALDPYRHTMSGKLGTSNHVDHVRMSAAMGEFIAAKLLVDAGYDVTPEIEVTTGHSLDYRADDGDTSTLVEVTRPQPPADRAAASPVAAVRETAETKATGQLAEHGGGAVLFVDCSSFRDDAWAAVRGERPEVSHRPAVVYRARPSGHVEGYSKGSVPLELETAFEFVDR, via the coding sequence GTGGCACGGCCGCTTCGCTTTCGTTATTCGCCCGAATCCTGGAGCGAACAACGGGTTCGCCGACAGATACTGCAACCGCTGCGGAACAACATCGGCGCACGCGCCGTTTCTCCCCGGTTCGACGTCAACGGCGGCTGGGAGACACACCGCTTCGAGATGCAAAACGGCGACGTCGCGTTGTTCGCTCGCCGGGATGAGGAGGCCTACTGGATGGGCAACACCGAGACGCCCCAGTCGCTCTGGAAGACCGACAAGTACGGCTGGCGCGAGATTCCCTACACCGTCTCGCGGTGGGCCCAGCGCGAGCTACTCGCAGATCTCCACGAGGCGGACCCGTGGCTCGCGGACTATCCCCACATCTCGTGGTTTTTCCTCCCCGTGTTCATGTCCAAAGACGGCCGGGAGTCGACTCGGCGGTTCTTCCGGGAGTACGCCGGCGGCTTCCCCGACGCCGGCCGCCGCGAGGCGACGCGCTTTTTCGAATCGGTTCTCGAGACCGGCGCGCTCGATCCGTACCGACACACGATGTCCGGAAAGCTCGGCACCAGCAATCACGTCGACCACGTCCGGATGAGCGCCGCGATGGGCGAGTTCATCGCCGCCAAACTGCTGGTCGATGCCGGCTACGACGTCACCCCCGAGATCGAGGTGACGACCGGTCACTCGCTCGACTACCGTGCGGACGACGGCGACACCAGCACGCTCGTCGAAGTTACCCGCCCGCAGCCGCCGGCCGACCGCGCCGCCGCCAGTCCCGTCGCCGCCGTCCGCGAGACCGCCGAGACGAAAGCCACCGGCCAGCTCGCCGAACACGGCGGTGGTGCCGTACTCTTCGTCGACTGCTCGAGTTTCCGTGACGACGCCTGGGCTGCCGTCCGCGGTGAACGACCCGAGGTCAGCCATCGCCCCGCCGTCGTCTACCGCGCTCGGCCATCGGGCCACGTCGAGGGCTACAGCAAGGGCTCGGTACCGCTCGAGCTAGAGACGGCATTCGAGTTCGTCGACCGATAG
- a CDS encoding DUF5786 family protein has translation MSMGAYDEDEHERREKQASKVDADFDDERTIHHGEVEYDAGDSAEALLDQFEEIKSS, from the coding sequence ATGTCAATGGGTGCCTATGACGAAGACGAACACGAGCGCCGCGAAAAGCAGGCCTCGAAAGTCGACGCCGACTTCGACGACGAGCGGACGATCCACCACGGGGAGGTCGAGTACGACGCCGGCGACTCTGCGGAGGCGCTTCTGGATCAGTTCGAGGAGATCAAGTCGAGCTAG
- a CDS encoding NAD(P)H-binding protein produces the protein MQTLVTGATGFVGSRLVPALREAGHDVSVLVRDADGYDPPADVTVFEGDLLEPDTVEAAFEGVDAVYYLVHSMGRGVGFERRDRTVATNARRAAEAADVDRLIYLGGLGADDDLSPHLRSRREVESVLADGTVALTVLRAAVIVGDGSASFRMIRQLATRLPVMVTPRWVHTPCQPIAIDDVIAYLRCVLEAPETAGESYEIGGPEVLTYREMLLETARILGGHEPIIVPVPVLSPRLSSYWVQLVTDVPAAVARPLIDGMTTPVVVTDRRLEERCSVDPVPFETAVYRSCVDESERIAGRQRSV, from the coding sequence ATGCAGACGCTCGTCACCGGCGCGACCGGCTTCGTCGGAAGCCGTCTCGTCCCCGCCCTCCGCGAGGCCGGCCACGACGTCTCCGTGCTCGTCCGCGACGCCGACGGCTACGACCCGCCCGCCGACGTGACCGTCTTCGAGGGCGACTTGCTCGAGCCCGACACGGTGGAAGCGGCGTTCGAGGGCGTCGACGCGGTTTACTACCTCGTCCACTCGATGGGACGTGGCGTCGGGTTCGAACGGCGGGATCGAACGGTGGCGACGAACGCGAGGCGAGCGGCCGAGGCTGCAGACGTCGATCGACTGATCTACCTCGGCGGACTCGGTGCCGACGACGACCTCTCCCCGCATCTTCGCTCTCGTCGAGAGGTCGAATCGGTGCTCGCCGACGGCACGGTCGCACTCACGGTCTTGCGTGCAGCGGTGATCGTCGGCGACGGAAGCGCCAGCTTCCGGATGATCCGCCAGCTCGCGACTCGGCTCCCGGTGATGGTGACGCCGCGGTGGGTCCACACCCCGTGCCAGCCGATCGCGATCGACGACGTGATCGCGTACCTTCGTTGCGTCCTCGAGGCCCCCGAGACCGCGGGCGAGAGCTACGAGATCGGCGGTCCCGAGGTACTCACCTACCGGGAGATGCTGCTCGAGACGGCTCGGATTCTCGGTGGACACGAGCCGATCATCGTCCCCGTTCCGGTGCTGTCGCCGCGGTTGTCGTCGTACTGGGTCCAGCTGGTCACCGACGTGCCTGCCGCGGTCGCCCGGCCACTGATCGACGGCATGACGACCCCGGTCGTCGTCACCGACCGCCGACTCGAGGAGCGTTGTTCCGTCGACCCCGTCCCGTTCGAGACAGCGGTGTATCGAAGTTGCGTCGACGAATCGGAACGAATCGCCGGGAGGCAACGGAGCGTGTGA